The DNA segment GCACAGGGTCCCGCGCGTGTACGGATTCGCGGGGTTGCCGGCTACGCTCAGCAGCCGTGGCTCACCACCCAGGGCAACGGTGGCCAGCATTGAGCAGCCATCGGGGCAGTCGTGCGGGCAGGCGGTCAGCACCGTCTTAACCGGCGCCGTCATCCCCTTCTCGATAACTTCATGCACCGCGCACGCTGCCCTCCCTACGAGACCTTCCGGCCAATCACGACCATGTGCGTGCTGGCGGCGCGTATCTGTCTAATTCTCCAGCCCGTGGCGCTCTTGACCAGCATCGCGCGCGCATCACCTGGTCGGTAATCTTTGCAGCCGGCTTGCGCAAGCGTTGGTGCAATGCTGGTGACGACCACGGAGGCACTGGCGGTTTTGCCTTTGATCTTGAGGTCTGATACATGCCACGCACACGCCTTCCGCGGTCCATCGGCGCTTAACTTATCGGGCCGGGACGTCGTTTGGGCCCTGTTCGGCTGCCTGACGGCTGCCGCTGCGGCGCCGATCGTTGCGGAAACGGGGAGCGCCGTGCAGATTGACCGGTAAGTTCGCAAAATGACGGGCCTCCATTCCCAGACAGATCCGGCGCAAACCTGCGATGGTTGCGTCGAAGTTGCGGGAGATTGCATGATACCTCAGGCAGACAGACCACCGGAGCGGGCCAGTTAACTCTACCAATACCTATTGCTTGAAACGTCAGGATACCGTGCAAGCGTGTACCGCGGGCTGCCGCACGGAACGCCATGCAGGCACAACGTGCAGGAAGGGCGACAGAATGGGACCACGCTCAGAATCCAGATTGGCGGGGAAGATCGACGACGTGAATCGCGTGCTCTCGCGGCGAAGCTCGCTCGTCTTCCGTGGGGCCGTAGTAATGGCCCTGGCATTATTGGCGCCGTTCATCGTGGGAGTGGCGGCACAAATACCAGCGGTCGCCACATCCTCACCGACCCGAAGCCCGGGAGTAACGATCAGTACGACGCAACGGGCAAAACGTTCTCTACGCTGAATGGCGGCGTAACGGCGGACTTCTCACAGGAAGCGCCACAGGCTCCGTCTACGGTGCTCCAGTGCGCGGCCAGAGTCCGAAGAGGGCCGGCTAGATGAGTGGACCCGCCCAAATTGACGGGCGCACTGCGCCCGGCTATAATGTCGATCGCGCGGAGAGGTGGCCGAGTGGTTGAAGGCACCTGTCTTGAAAACAGGCCGTCCGCAAGGGCGCGCAGGTTCGAATCCTGTCCTCTCCGCCAGTTCAGAACAGAACTGCGGACGCCGGCCGCCGCAGTCAGCGTCTGAAGCGGATTGCGTTTCGAACCGATGATGCGAGCGTCGCGCCGAGAGCCTCCGCCGTCGAGCCGCGCAGATACATCACGGCGCGCAACGGCAAGCTCATCGTGACTCTCCTTTCAGATAATCGGCAAGGCCCGAACAGCGGATCGAAAAGATCGCCGGACCACGCCTCGAACAGGTCGACCTCGGCATCGGTGATCGGCGCAGAGTCGGACCAGTCTTCCATGACGGTCCACGCCTGAATGTTGTGCTTCGGCGGCTGGCCGATCCGCGACCAGGGTTCCGGCTCGATGTAGAGATCATCGGGCAGAACACTCAGGCTGGCCCCGCGTCGGGACATTGCGCCAGAATCGCGCGAGGCCTCAGGGACCGGAACGGCCGATTTCTACGCCAGAACATCTGTCCCCTTCCGGTGGCAAAGATCACCGAGTACCGAGCGGCGTCGCTCGCTCGATCCGCTCGCGCTCGCTGGGACTGTTCATCGCCTCCCACAGATCGGTGCGGCGCTGCACGTTCAGCCAGAAATCCGCACTGTTGCCAAAGACGCGCGCGAGAATGAGCGCCGTCGCCGCCGTGACGGTGCGCCGGTCGTTGCACAGTTCATTGACGTGCTTGCGCTGAACGCCCATCGCCGCCGCGAGCGCCGCCTGGGTCAACCCCATCGGCTGCATGAACTCCTGCACCAGGATTTCGCCGACCGTGGCCGGCTTGCGCTTCGCCGTCAGCTTGGTTCGCCTCATCTATAGCTGTAGTCTTCGAGATAGACGCCTTCCGCTGCACCGTGGCTGCCGTCCCACGGAAAGATCAGCCGCCACTGACTGTTGACGCGGATCGAGTGTAATCCCGCCAGATTGCCGCGAAGTGTCTCGAAGTGATTGATGGGCGGCACCCGCAGATCCTGATTGGTCGTCGCATCGTCGATCATCTGGAGCTTGCGAAAGAGTCGGCTTTCGAGGTCGGACGGGATGTGCCGCGACCGCGTCTCCTCGACGAAGAACGCGGGCAGCGAGTCGTTCGGATAATTATGTTGCAGTGTACGATGCGTACCGACCCTTATTGACGGAAACGGCAGGGCATCGCGGGTCGCCAGATTCAGGTCTGGCATTACGGTATGGCGCCGGGCGGAGATTGGACAAACGGGGCGTACGAGAAACATGTCACCGTAGCGCGTCGAAAAGCGCCTAGAGCGTGCAGGTGACGTGGGCCGGCCCTGAACCAGGAGCATAGTCGGGCCAGGTATCGTACGGCGTCCATATGTCGCCGTGCCAACGTACGGCATTCCTCCGCCACACCAACCACTCGCCATGGCCCCGTCATACTACGTAGCTTTCCTCCGAGGCATTAACGTCGGTGGCCATCGCGCTATACCGATGGCCGATGTGCGTAAGGCTTTTTCCTCGGCCGGCTGCCTGCGCGTCCGTACGGTGCTTGCCACCGGCAACGTGCTGTTTGATGCCGGTTCCGATGACGGGCTTGCGGAGGTCCTGAGGAAAGCGCTCCTGAGCGAACTCGCACTGGATATCCACGTTACCGTTCGAAGTGTGGAGGCTCTTCGCCAACTTGTGGTTGCCGACCCCTTCGCAACGGTTGTCGTTACGGCAGAAACGCGGCTGTACCTTACGCTCCTGGACGAGCCGCCTCCGGTATCGCCAATACTGCCTTATTCCTTTTCGCGGTGCGCCGGTTCGATCGTCTTCTGCCGTGGCGCGGATGTTTGCAGCGCGATCCAGTTGACGGCGCAAGGGGGTACGCCCGAGATGATGACGGATATCGAAGCTCTGTTCGGGCGGGGCATGACCACGCGAAACTGGAACACGGTGGCTCGAATTCTAAAATCGGCCGAGGCGTAGGCTTGTGCCCGGCGGCCCGCACTACAACGCCATCCGCTCCTTAGCCTGGATGTAGCGGCTGATTACGCTCGCGTTGATTTGAGCGGTGGTGCTATCCAGAACGATGGCGCCGGCGCCTGCCAGTGCGGCGAGGGCTCGGCGGCGGTCTGTCAGTAGTGTGGCAGCGGCCGCGGACCGATATACGTCCAGTTCATCTTCCGGTGGCTTTGCCGCGGCTGCAGTAAGCGCAGGATCGGAGATCGCCGCTACGACCATCAGATGCCGTCGAGCCATTATGGCGACCTCGTCGATCGCCTCCACCGACGTCTCGCGGTCCCAAAGATCGGTGAAGCATACGATCAACGTCCGCCGTCGGGCGCGGCGCGCCAGAGAGCCGAGCGCGGCCGCAAAGCTGGTCTCCTCCAACGATGGCTCGGCCGCCATCAGGTGCTGCTGAATGCGTCGCAGCTGCCTGCTGCCACGCTCCGGCTGCAGAAACGTGCCGACCTCGGCGCCAAATGTCAGCAGTCCCACGCGATCATCCGCTTCCAGTGCCGTCCTGGCCAGAGCCAGTGCTGCCGTGATAGCGGTTTCGAGGCGCGGCTTTCCGCCGATACGCATCGACATGACGCGCCCCAGGTCCAGCGCAATGATCACGGCTTGCGATCGCTCCGCCTCGTACTCGCGTGAGATGAGCTTTCCACGTCGCGCCGTAGCACGCCAATCGACGCGCCGCAACTCATCATCCGGCTGAAAGTCGCGCAGGCTCTCAAACTGCCTGCCCTGGCCGTGCCGTCGAGTACTTCGCGTGCCGTCCGAGCCGAGTCGAATGCGGCGGGCGTTTGGCCTGCTTACCAAAGCCGGTGGCAGCTCGGGATAGACGTCTACCTCGCCTGCCAGCGGTAGATCGGTCCGGCGGCTCGCAAGGCCAAGCCGCCCGGAAGCGTATACCGCAACGTTTGCGAATCGATAACGGCCACGCGACGGCGCGCG comes from the Armatimonadota bacterium genome and includes:
- a CDS encoding HigA family addiction module antidote protein is translated as MRRTKLTAKRKPATVGEILVQEFMQPMGLTQAALAAAMGVQRKHVNELCNDRRTVTAATALILARVFGNSADFWLNVQRRTDLWEAMNSPSERERIERATPLGTR
- a CDS encoding type II toxin-antitoxin system RelE/ParE family toxin, whose amino-acid sequence is MPDLNLATRDALPFPSIRVGTHRTLQHNYPNDSLPAFFVEETRSRHIPSDLESRLFRKLQMIDDATTNQDLRVPPINHFETLRGNLAGLHSIRVNSQWRLIFPWDGSHGAAEGVYLEDYSYR
- a CDS encoding DUF1697 domain-containing protein, coding for MAPSYYVAFLRGINVGGHRAIPMADVRKAFSSAGCLRVRTVLATGNVLFDAGSDDGLAEVLRKALLSELALDIHVTVRSVEALRQLVVADPFATVVVTAETRLYLTLLDEPPPVSPILPYSFSRCAGSIVFCRGADVCSAIQLTAQGGTPEMMTDIEALFGRGMTTRNWNTVARILKSAEA
- a CDS encoding DUF58 domain-containing protein: MIFSRRYFVLALAIVLASLAVWVWPSQAILGTCGLIALTIAACLDARTAPRLNAHDVRREAPRAVKAQEPATVRITVTNGTGSLWRLRVLDTPDSRLTFDLPTDGLRFVAFQHAETAVDYTFRAPSRGRYRFANVAVYASGRLGLASRRTDLPLAGEVDVYPELPPALVSRPNARRIRLGSDGTRSTRRHGQGRQFESLRDFQPDDELRRVDWRATARRGKLISREYEAERSQAVIIALDLGRVMSMRIGGKPRLETAITAALALARTALEADDRVGLLTFGAEVGTFLQPERGSRQLRRIQQHLMAAEPSLEETSFAAALGSLARRARRRTLIVCFTDLWDRETSVEAIDEVAIMARRHLMVVAAISDPALTAAAAKPPEDELDVYRSAAAATLLTDRRRALAALAGAGAIVLDSTTAQINASVISRYIQAKERMAL